Proteins co-encoded in one Cucurbita pepo subsp. pepo cultivar mu-cu-16 chromosome LG15, ASM280686v2, whole genome shotgun sequence genomic window:
- the LOC111811540 gene encoding transcription factor bHLH143-like translates to MVKTGDSWPQSGHSAGNLPKFDCMNELLNLRLRCLNRDTCISSAQTEFWGSSIQQAGLNSEPRNGLPYGSPFYSRTMHPNVLPCLLKKQYDSSLELAQIALPGSNTEFSKRKFIIFDQSGNQTSVMYSSGSAQIPLSISAKKCSHGLNDDEEEEAARDFDIKSYLYHKSPSTNEIVAGEESEMHEDTEEINALLYSDDDNHWSSDDEVTSTGHSPPLIKELYDKQIEEMNEEVASSDGPRKRQRLLDGRHKNLSDAPFSKKVDAFNNYEVDTKSSYSGDDSQGHLMDYGLGKFSSKQDKLRETLKLLESMVPGAEGKPPTLVIDDAIDYLKSLKFKAKAMGLVATLPRSDVGQGCQDGKAKVASKDFFPE, encoded by the coding sequence ATGGTTAAGACTGGAGATTCTTGGCCTCAGTCTGGGCATTCTGCTGGGAACCTGCCCAAATTTGATTGCATGAACGAGTTGTTAAATCTCAGATTGCGATGTCTGAACCGAGACACTTGTATCTCGTCTGCACAAACGGAGTTTTGGGGTTCTTCTATTCAACAGGCTGGTTTGAATTCAGAACCGAGGAATGGGTTGCCTTATGGCTCTCCATTTTATTCGAGGACCATGCATCCCAATGTACTTCCATGCCTTTTGAAGAAACAGTATGATTCATCTTTGGAACTTGCTCAAATAGCTTTACCTGGTTCAAATACTGAGTTTTCCAAGAGGAAATTCATTATCTTTGATCAGTCTGGAAATCAAACAAGTGTAATGTATAGTTCTGGTTCTGCTCAGATCCCCTTGTCGATTAGTGCGAAAAAATGCAGTCATGGCttaaatgatgatgaagaagaagaagctgctagagattttgatataaaaagttatttatatCACAAAAGTCCTTCGACAAATGAAATTGTTGCTGGTGAGGAGAGCGAGATGCATGAAGACACTGAAGAAATAAACGCTTTGCTTTATTCAGATGATGACAATCACTGGAGCAGTGATGATGAAGTAACTAGCACTGGTCATTCTCCACCGCTGATTAAGGAACTTTATGATAAACAAATTGaggaaatgaatgaagaagTTGCTAGTTCTGATGGCCCCAGAAAAAGGCAGAGATTGCTAGATGGTAGGCACAAGAACTTGTCAGATGCCCCTTTTTCAAAGAAAGTAGATGCATTTAACAACTACGAAGTTGATACGAAATCGAGTTACTCTGGCGACGATAGCCAAGGACATCTAATGGATTACGGTTTGGGGAAATTTTCATCGAAACAAGATAAGTTACGAGAGACTTTGAAACTTCTTGAAAGCATGGTTCCTGGTGCTGAGGGCAAGCCCCCGACGTTGGTCATCGATGACGCTATAGACTACTTGAAATCTCTAAAGTTTAAAGCAAAAGCTATGGGGTTGGTTGCCACGCTACCTCGCAGTGATGTGGGTCAAGGATGTCAGGATGGGAAAGCAAAAGTGGCGAGCAAAGATTTCTTTCCAGAATGA